CCCTGCCCCGCGGCCCCGCCCCCAGTCCAAGGAGCTGCAGATCAAGAAGCAGTTCCAGGACACGTGTAAGATCCAGACGCGGCAGTACAAGGCCCTGCGCAACCACCTGCTGGAGACCACGGCCAAGAGCGAGCACAAGGGCATCCTCAAGCGGCTGAAGGACGAGCAGACGCGCAAGCTGGCCATCCTGGCGGAGCAGTACGACCACAGCATCAACGAGATGCTCTCCACGCAGGCTGTAGGTCGCTGGGCGGCCCGGGGCCTGCTTCGGGGGCTGCTTCCCGGGCCCCACCCCCCGGGCCTGCTTCGGGGGCTGCTTCCCGGGCCCCACCCCCCGGGCCTGCTTCGGGGGCTGCTTCCCGGCCCCCACCCCATGGGCCTGCTTCGGGGGCTGCTTCCCGGGCCCCACCCCCTGGGCCTGCTTCGAGGCCTGCTTCGGGGGCTGCTTCCCGGCCCCCACCCCATGGGCCTGCTTCAAGGCCTGCTTCGGGGGCTGCTTCCCGGCCCCCACCCCATGGGCCTGCTTCAAGGCCTGCTTCGGGGGCTGCTTCCCGGCCCCCACCCCATGGGCCTGCTTCAAGGCCTGCTTCGGGGGCTGCTTCCCGGGCCCCACCCCCCGGGCCTGCTTCGGGGGCTGCTTCCCGGGCCCCACCCCCCGGGCCTGCTTCGGGGGCtgcttcccagcccccaccccctgggcctgattcggggcctgattcgggggcTGCTTCCcggcccccaccccctgggcctGATTCGGGGGCTGCTTCCcggcccccaccccctgggcctGCTTTGGGGCCTGCTTCGGGGGCTGCTTCcaggcccccaccccctgggcctCATTTGGGGGCTGTTTCCCGGGCCTAGTTCAGGGCCTGCTTCTCGGCCCCCGGGCCTCGAGGGCtgcttcccagcccccacccccggggcctgattcggggcctgcttccccccccccatcccctgggcCTGCTTCCCGGCCTGATTCCAGGGCCTGATTCCTGGCCCCCGGCTCTGCTTCCCTGCCTGCTTTCTAGCCCCCCAGCCCTATTTTCCGATTCCCtgtcccccagcctggggcctgcTTCCCGGTTCCCCATCTCCTGGTCCTGCTTCCTGGCCTGCCTCCCGCCAcctcccccaagcccctgcctccaaccccctgcccagtgcctgctcccctgccccccggccagctggcaccccctagaggggagagcCCCGGGCCCCTGCGGCACAGGGTCACGAAGAAGCCTGTTCCCACAGAGGAAGCATGAACCCAAGTGTCCTTGCCAAACATCTGCTTTGCAGTTTTCATGCTTGCCCCTCGTACCCATCAACCTCCAGCACATCCAGGGATCTGGACGTCCCCTTCACTTACTGTCCCAAACTGTGAGGGTGCTGGGATGCTGCGAGTCAGCGAAAGGGGCTCCCAtgtacccagccccccccccgcctcggGGCACCTGTGTGCCCAGCCCCCGCCAAGGGCTCCTGGCCAACCCCGTGTCTCCGTGTTGCCCCCTAGCTGCGGCTGGACGAGACGCAGGAGGCCGAGTACCAGGTGCTGCGGATGCAGCTACAGCAGGAGCTGGAACTGCTCAACGCCTACCAGAGCAAGATCAAGATCCACACAGAGGCGCAGCACGAGCGGGAGATCAAGGAGCTGGAGCAGCGCGTTTCCATCCGCCGGGCCCTGCTGGAGCAGAGGGTATGGGATTGGGACCTAGGCGTCCGGGACAGCTCCCTCAGGGCCCTGCAGCGTCCCCAGAGCCCGAGCTGGGCagtgggacccaggcgtccgggacggCTCCCTCAGGGCCCTGCAGCGTCCCCAGAGCCCGGGCTGGGCAGTGGGACCCCGGcgtctggggaggggctggggaggggccggcGGGACCCCGGCATccgggaaggggctggggaggggccggcGGGACCCCAGCGGCCGGCCCACCACTGCCACTGCCACGCTCTGTCTCTGCAGATCGAGGAGGAGATGCTGGCGCTGCAGAACGAGCGCTCCGAGCGGATCCGCAGCCTGCTGGAGCGGCAGGCCCGGGAGATCGAGGCCTTCGACTCGGAGAGCATGCGGCTCGGCTTCAGTAACATGGCGCTGACCGGCATCCCCGCCGAGGCCTTCAACCAGGGCTACGccgcacccccccagccctggccctcccGCCCTGTGCCCCGCAGCGGCTCCCACTGGAGCCACGGCGTACAGAACACCGCCGGCGCCCCCCACGCTTGGCGCCAGCCCCCCCTGCTGGCTCTGCCCCCCTCTGCCTGGCtccaccccccctcctcctccgcctcctcGCCCGCCTCTGCCCCGGGGGGCCGGGCCAACGTGGTGATGCTGCGGAACAGTCCCCAGCCGCTGCGGCGCACGGCCTCCGGCGGCCAGGCCGAGCCAGGCATCAGCCGCTCGGCGAGCGTCACCTCGCACATCCTCAACGGCTCGCACTTCTCATACTCCTGAGCCAGCCACGGGGCGGACCCCCTGCTCCGGGCTCCCTGCGAGCCGCCCTCGACCCCCGGCACTGCCCGGGCTACGGGGAAAGGCTGTCCCGAGCTCTCTCCTCGTGCCCCATGCAGAGACACTCCCCCTCGGTGTTCTTGCGGGGCCAGCTACGCCCTGCCGTGACCCGGGAGGGGACCAGCCCAGCGCCCATGTCTGCTCCCCTGCCCATGTTGACACCCCCAAATCCACACAGGAACACACCagtccccttcccagcccctcccccccacacacacacacgggaccATTTGATCTTTGTTTTCAAatcttgtttttttcttaatttccttCCCTCTTCCTGTCACTGGGGGCTGGGAACTCGGATGCCTggcttctctctctagctctgggagtagagtgggggctggtgggttagagcgggggggccgggagccaggactcctaggttctatctCCCTATCCCATAGATGACAGGGTACCTTTCCATATCTTCCTCCCCAcaaggagccctgcggtacctggTATGAGCAAGCCCCCAGGTTTGGGATCAGGGTACCCAGTGGGGGTGCTGTGCCTGGGGGGgctcagcttcctccccccatcactcagttcccccagcccctctcctctgTTCCATGCCCATGTTCCCCCTTCTCTGGGAGTCTCTCTCCAAAGGATAGCAGAGGCTTCTGCCTTGAGCGCTGTACGGGTCAGCCCCCACCTTCCCGTGGGAATGGGCTGCCCCTCTCCTGGACTGCAGTGACATGGGGGGACCTGAAACTGCTTTTTCTATCCCCTTGGGATAGAGGATTCTTGACACTACCTTTTTGTGGTTATGGGGCAACCTGGAAACACCTTCCCCCTTGGAAGTGGGGTGTGTTGATGCAGCCTGTGTCAGGCTGATGGGGGCTGGACACACTTCCCACAGCACAGAAAGGAGAAACTTGAAAACGCTGTCCATTGGGAGCCAGGCCCATGTTGATCTGCTTTTCCCATGTGGGAAGAGAAGCCATGAAATCCATTTCCCCAGGATGGCGGCAAATCTTCGTACAGTTTTCCCAGCATGGGAAAGTTTGCAACACATCACCCTGTGTGGCGGGAAGACTTGAAACCACTTTCCTCTGGCAGGATGGAGAAACTTGAAACCTTCTTTTCATGGTGTGTGAAccttaaaatgttatttactctccTAAAGGGGGAAATCTTGATCCAGTTATACCCCTGGGGGCTATTTTCCTTTGTGGGGAGGATCGGAAAGTCTCGAAACAACTATTTGCCTGgaagcaggaggggtgggggaggcaatCTTTAAGCACCATTTTCCCTCCCAAGGTGACAAATCTTGCTAAGCAGTTTCTGTGGTTTGTGGGTCAAGGAGACAGGAACAATTTTCTCCTTCGTGCCACAGAGGAAGCCTCGACACAGACTTTTTCCACACATGCAATAAGAGGAACCTTAAAACAGGTTTTTCTGCTCTTGTGCCATGGTGAAGGGAACTCAAACTGGATTGTGTCTTGTCACGCACTGGGGGAGAAGGTGGTTGGTGTGCCATGGGGAGGAGACTTGAAACAGATTTTCCTCTCACACCATGGAAAGGGAACTTGAAACATTTTCCTGCCCAAACGCCAATGCCCGGGTCCTCTGGGGTGTGAATttctgcacatttttttaaattattatttaagaaACAATCATCCAGGACTTTgatggaacaacaacaaaaacctgaTTCCTCCATTTCTTAATTGATTTTCTAAATAACCACCTTGCCCAACCCCTGTCAAGGCTGCTTTTGAAAAGcggtctggggggtgggggacagactaATTGCTTTGTTCTGCTAACTAACcatgtggcttgcctgtgggatcTGGGGGCGGAGGGTCCGGGGCTGATGTATAATATATATAGCCCCTTCTTTTTAACGATCTTTTCCTTTTGGTGCCATAACCTTCCCTTGTACAGTTCCCTGCTCTCTGGATCTCTCCTGTCtttcaccccccgccccccgtgtgggtggtgcgtgcgtgtgtgtatctcatattttctttttatatatatataaaagaaggaaaataagaaaaaacaatAGAAATCTGTGTCCTGATGGaatgtattaaaacaaaacaaaaaccaaccactttttttaaaaagccaagccAGGTGGCGAGGAAGAAGGGCAAAGGGGGCAGCAGCGAGTCGGGCGCTGCCCCcacagagagaagggaaaaaacttttaataaaaatgttggaTATTATTAAAAATCAAAGATGGCTTGGCTGGGTTTTTCCACATCATTGGAGTGGGAGTCTGGGGTTccctcccggctctgggaggggagtgggggctggtgggttacagtgcatgggggttgggagccaggactcttgggttctctcctctctctgggaggggtgtgggggctgaTGGGTCAGagtggggggctggaagccaggactcctgggttctcagatCAGGGACAgcaaggggggggggctggcagaCCCCAGTGTCTCACAAGCCCGTGTCTGAGCCATAGAGGCGGGTATGTCAGTTCCAGCCTGGGGGAGGTTACGCAGCGTTTGACACAGGTAGGCGTGAAGTTAAAGCCggcagagggggctggggtgtcTGCCCAGCTCGGGGTACAGATCCCGGCTGCCCTCataacaccccaccccagaggggctgcatcTTGGCACCAGGCAAGGGGTCCCCGtgtgcccagcccccctgccccagagaggatGTGTCCCAGTGCTAGGGGAGGGGTCCCCGtgtgcccagccccccctgccccagaggggacATGTCCCAGTGCTAGGGGAGGGGTCCCcgtgtgcccagcccccccccgccccagaggggACGTGTCCCAGTACCGGGCAAGGGGTCCCCATGTGCCCAGCCCGCCTCCCGCCCCAGAGGGGACGTGTCCCAGTGCTAGGGGAGGGGTCCCCGTgtgcccagcccccccgccccagaggggACGTGTCCCAGTGCCGGGCAAGGGGTCccctgtgcccagccccccccgccccagaggggACGTGTCCCAGTGCTAGGGGAGGGGTCCCCGTGTGCCCAGCCCCCACCGCCCCAGAGGGGCTGGGTCGCAGCTCCGGGAGAGAGGGCTCCCCTATAAACAGCCCCGGCACCCCACCCAGTATAAACAGCTGTATCTTGCATCTTATGTTAATTAGTGGATtatatttgcattaattactTAATAATTAAGAAGGCTGCGGCTGGGAATCCCATGACCCCGCCCCAGCAGCTGCAATGACTGGAGCCCCGTCTCCTAGCAACCAGCCTCTAGGCGATCCCCCGCCCCACAGAGTTGCCATAGCAACAGCCTCCCCAGCAGTTGGGTACCAGCTTGTGCAGCATCCCAAGAAGGGGttcgtgggggggaggggcagatccAGACCCGATCCTGCTGGGATCCTACCCCCACGGAGTCCCCTACCCCAGACCCTGCGCCCCCCAgagccctgtcccccacccctcctcccatcTTGCACCCCAAaagccccttcctccacccctcctccctccatggaTCCCCCCGAGCCCCTTTCCCCCATCCCGCCTCCCTCCATGTGCCCCCTGAGCCTCTTTCCCCCAGCCCACCACCCTCCATGTACCCCCCgagcccctttcccccaccccgcctcccTCCATGTGCCCCCCgagcccctttcccccacccctcctaccTCCATGGGTCCCCCCgagcccctttcccccaccccgcctcccTCCATGTGCCCCCCgagcccctttcccccacctctcctccctccatggATCCCCCcgagcccccttcccccacccctcctccctccatgggTCCCCCCgagcccctttcccccacccctcctccctccatggaTCCCCCCGAGCCCCTTTTCCCCATTCCGCCTCCCTCCATGGATCCCCctagcccccttcccccacccctcctccctccatgcgccccccagagccccccttccctaccccacttccctccactcGCCCCCctagcccccttcccccacccctcttccctCCATGGGTCCCCCCgagcccctttcccccacccctcctccctccatgggTCCCCCCGAGCCCCTTTTCCCCATTCCGCCTCCCTCCATGGATCCCCctagcccccttcccccacccctcctccctccatgcgccccccagagccccccttccctaccccacttccctccactcGCCCCCCtagcccccttcccccatccctcctccctccatgcgccccccagagccccccttccctaccccacttccctccactcGCCCCCcgagcccccttcccccacccctcttccctCCATGGGTCCCCCCGagtccccttcccccatctctcctcccaccctgcaccccccccaccctaccccactTCCCTCCATGCGCCCCCTGAGACCCcttaccccacccctcctccctccatggaTCCCCCcgagcccccttcccccacatctCCTCCCACTCTGCACCCCCCCGAAACCCCCTACCCTACCCCACTTCCCTCCATGCGCCCCCTGAGACCCcttaccccacccctcctccctccatggaTCCCCCcgagcccccttcccccacatctCCTCCCACTCTGCACCCCCCCGAAACCCCCTACCCTACCCCACTTCCCTCCATGCGCCCCCTGAGACCCcttaccccacccctcctccctccatgcgCCCACCAGAGCCCCCCTTCCctaccccacttccctccactcGCCTCCCGAGCCCCcttaccccacccctcctccctccatgaatcCCCCcgagcccccttcccccacctctcttcccaccctgcaccccccggACCCGCCTACCCTACCCCACTTCCCTCCATGCACCCCCCGAGCCCCCTTAccccacccttcctccctccatggatCCCCCCGAGCCTCCTTacaccacccctcctccct
The DNA window shown above is from Gopherus evgoodei ecotype Sinaloan lineage unplaced genomic scaffold, rGopEvg1_v1.p scaffold_370_arrow_ctg1, whole genome shotgun sequence and carries:
- the LOC115642009 gene encoding serine/threonine-protein kinase TAO2-like isoform X2, with translation MEPQSSSAARRRAYCRNRDHFATIRTASLVTRQIQEHEQDSALREQMSGYKRMRRQHQKQLMALENKLKAELDEHQLRLDKELEAHRSSFSAEAEKLAKKHQAIFEKEAKAALAEEKKFQQHILGQQKKELSNLLECQKRQYKLRKEQLKEELQENQSTPKREKQEWLLRQKENMQHYQAEEEANLLRRQRQYLELQCRQYKRKMLLARHNLDQDLLREDLNKKQTQKDLECAMLLRQHESTQELEFRHLHTVQRTRTELTRLQHQTELSNQLEYNKRREQELRQKHAMEVRQQPKSLKSKELQIKKQFQDTCKIQTRQYKALRNHLLETTAKSEHKGILKRLKDEQTRKLAILAEQYDHSINEMLSTQALRLDETQEAEYQVLRMQLQQELELLNAYQSKIKIHTEAQHEREIKELEQRVSIRRALLEQRIEEEMLALQNERSERIRSLLERQAREIEAFDSESMRLGFSNMALTGIPAEAFNQGYAAPPQPWPSRPVPRSGSHWSHGVQNTAGAPHAWRQPPLLALPPSAWLHPPSSSASSPASAPGGRANVVMLRNSPQPLRRTASGGQAEPGISRSASVTSHILNGSHFSYS